The Alkalibacter rhizosphaerae genomic sequence CCTCACCCTTATTTCTTCGGAAATATACGGGTAGTTCCACCAATGATGGAAGGGGTAAAGATCCTAAAGGGCATGGAAGCCAATATTTTGGATGAAAATGGCACTTTGGATTTGCCAATGCAATATTTAAATCGCATGGAGATCATACTGGCCGGGCTGCATAACAGTTGTTTTAAGCCGGGAAGCGAAAGAGAGAATACGAAGGCCATCATACGTACCATGGAAAAGGAGATCGTGGATGTCATCGTTCATTCTGGCAATCCGGCATATCCGCTGAATTACAGTGATGTCTTGAAAGCCGCGAAAGACACTAACACCCTTATTGAAATAAACAACAGCTCTTTTGTTCATTCCCGAAAAGGCAGTTATCCAAATTGCAGATTGATCGCAGAAGAATGCTTGAAACGGGAAATCAAGATCACTCTGGGCAGCGATGCCCATATGGCTTGCGACGTAGGAGAATTTGGTGTGGCATTGGAATTGTTGAAAGATCTCCAGTTTCCAGAAGAGCTGGTGATGAATACGGATGTAGGCAAGTTGACCAAGTACTTGGAGAAAAAAGGACGGGTCCTTTTTATGGATCCGAGAAATGAAGACAAATAGAGGAGGATGAACATGAAACAAAACCCGATCGTAACATTTGAATTGAAAAACGGAGGAGTCATCAAAGCAGAGCTTTATCCGGAGAAAGCACCAAACACGGTAAACAATTTTTTATCTTTGGTCAACAAAGGATATTATGACGGCCTGATCTTTCATCGAGTTATTCGAGGATTCATGATCCAGGGTGGTTGCCCCAATGGCACAGGCATGGGAGGACCCGGTTATGGAATCAAGGGGGAATTTTCTTCCAATGGGTTTCCCAACGACCTGCAACACGAAAAAGGTGTGTTGTCCATGGCCCGGTCCATGAGCCCAAATTCTGCCGGATCCCAATTTTTCATCATGCATGAAAATTCGCCTCACCTGAACGGACAATATGCTGCTTTTGGTAAAGTGGTGGAAGGACAGGATGTGGTGGATTCCATTGCAGAAAGCAAAACAGGAAGACAGGATCGACCAGTGGAGGACGTGGTCTTGGAGAAAGTGACTGCAGAAACCTTTGGAGAAGAATATCCGCAACCGGAAATCGTATAGGAGGCTTGACAATGACGATCAAACTGATAACAGACAGTTCCTGCGACTTGGATCGAAACTTGCTAAATGAGGAAAATGTAGAAATCATACCCATATACGTCAGTCATGACGGTAAGGATTATAAAGACGGGGTGGATATCACTCCGGAAGAAATTTATCAGGGAATGCGCAATGGGAAAGTATACAAAACGGCACAGGTGACCGTTCATGATTTTGAGACTGTTTTCGAAAAGTTCGCATCCCAAGGGTTGGACATCCTGCATCTGAGTTTTTCTTCGGGGCTTTCTGGAACCTACGGAGCTGCTGTTCTGGCTGCTGATATGGTAAAAGAAAAATATCCCAACATTCGATTGGAAGTAGTGGATACGAAAGCGTCGGTAAATGGATTGGGATTGATCGTTTTGGATATATTGGCCGCCAGAAGAGAAGGGGCGGACATGGACCAATTGTTGGAGTTGTTGGAAGATCGGATCCGACGAATCGAACACATTTTCACCGTTGCCGATTTGGATTATCTGTTTCGCGGTGGTCGTTTAAGCAAAGGGGCGGCTGTTGTAGGGAACATGCTCAATATTCAGCCCATTTTGCGGGTGGACGAAGAAGGAAAGCTTCAACAGATGGATAAGGTACGGGGGAGAAAGAAGCTTTTTAACCGGATCCTTGCGATCATGGAGGAAAAGGCCGATGATTTGGACAAGCAGACCATTGCCTTGAGCCATTGCGACGACGAGGAAGAGGCACAAAAACTGGTGGAGGCCATTCGAGAAAAATTCGGTTCTACAGAATTTGTTGTCAATATGATGGGAGCTGCCATCGGAGCACATACGGGACCAGGCACCATCTGTGTGTTTTTCTATAATAGCAAAAAGTAAAAAAAGGCTGTTGAAAACCGGATCGAGTTTTCAACAGCCTTTATATATCCAGGTTAAAATGCAACCACAATTCCGCCATCATCCATATACACAGCACTCAAGCCCTGGGCTTCCGTCACGATCACGTCCTGGAAATTATATTTTTCCATGACCATGTCTTTGACATAATGTGCTTTTTCCAAGGCATTGCAATGGACGACGCCAAAAATTCTATCGGAGAAATCGGAGCCTTCGCTGCCGATGAGCTCCACCATTTTTTTCAACGCTTTTTTTGTTCCTCTGGATTTTTCTACCAGTTTTATTTCTCCGAGCCCGTCAGCAGCCAGGATCGGTTTGATATGGAGGAATTGGGCAAACATGCCGGTCAACTTGCTCATTCGTCCATTTTTGATCAGATTATCCAGATTTTCCAAAACAAACATGGTCTTCATTTCCTTGATGTA encodes the following:
- a CDS encoding phosphatase translates to MKIVVDTHTHTLACQHAYSTLGENVREAARKSLELICLTEHGPQLPGSPHPYFFGNIRVVPPMMEGVKILKGMEANILDENGTLDLPMQYLNRMEIILAGLHNSCFKPGSERENTKAIIRTMEKEIVDVIVHSGNPAYPLNYSDVLKAAKDTNTLIEINNSSFVHSRKGSYPNCRLIAEECLKREIKITLGSDAHMACDVGEFGVALELLKDLQFPEELVMNTDVGKLTKYLEKKGRVLFMDPRNEDK
- a CDS encoding peptidylprolyl isomerase; translation: MKQNPIVTFELKNGGVIKAELYPEKAPNTVNNFLSLVNKGYYDGLIFHRVIRGFMIQGGCPNGTGMGGPGYGIKGEFSSNGFPNDLQHEKGVLSMARSMSPNSAGSQFFIMHENSPHLNGQYAAFGKVVEGQDVVDSIAESKTGRQDRPVEDVVLEKVTAETFGEEYPQPEIV
- a CDS encoding DegV family protein, yielding MTIKLITDSSCDLDRNLLNEENVEIIPIYVSHDGKDYKDGVDITPEEIYQGMRNGKVYKTAQVTVHDFETVFEKFASQGLDILHLSFSSGLSGTYGAAVLAADMVKEKYPNIRLEVVDTKASVNGLGLIVLDILAARREGADMDQLLELLEDRIRRIEHIFTVADLDYLFRGGRLSKGAAVVGNMLNIQPILRVDEEGKLQQMDKVRGRKKLFNRILAIMEEKADDLDKQTIALSHCDDEEEAQKLVEAIREKFGSTEFVVNMMGAAIGAHTGPGTICVFFYNSKK